CGGATCGCTGCCGCCTGGGCCTGGCGGGTGGGCCTCATCTTGGTGGTAGTTGGAGCCCTTATTTGGCTGTTGGGGAAGGTCAGCTTCCTGATCATCCCGCTCATGGTCGCCTCCCTCCTTGCCGGCTTGCTCTATCCGGTCACGCGGTGGCTCGGGAAGCTCAAGATGCCGCGAGGAGCGGCCGTTGCCATCACCGTGGTGGGTTTCCTCGGCCTCATTGCGGGAGCTCTGGCGTTGGTGGGCCGGCAGCTCGCCGTGGGATTCGGCGAGTTGTGGCAGGAAGCGCTCGCGGGCATCCAGCAGGTCCAGGCGTGGCTCGCTGACGGGCCGCTGCATCTGACCGCGGACCAGATCGACACCTACATCCAGAGCGCCACCTCGGCGCTCCAGAACAACAGCAGCAGTATCCTCAGCGGTGCCCTGTCGTTCGGCAGTACGGCCGGCCATTTTGCGGCGGGCACGGTCCTTGCCCTCTTCATCTTGATCTTCTTTCTTCTCGAAGGATCCAGGATCTGGCGGTTCATCGTCGGGCTCCTGCCCAGGACTGCGCGCGCAGCGGCCGACGGCGCCGGCCGGCGCGGTTGGTCGTCCATGGTCAGCTACGTGCGCATCCAGATGTTCGTGGCGTTCGTGGACGCCGTGGGGATCGGCGTCGGCGCAGCGATTATCCAGGTTCCCCTCGCCCTGCCGCTGGGTGTCCTGGTGTTCATCGGTTCATTTATCCCGGTTGTCGGTGCCCTCGTGACGGGCGCCATTGCCGTGCTCCTGGCTTTGGTGGCCAACGGTCCCGTCAACGCGCTCGTCATGTTGGCCATCGTGCTGTTCGTGCAACAGCTCGAAAGCCATATCCTCCAGCCGCTCATCATGGGCAAGGCAGTATCCTTGCACCCCGTCGCCGTGATCTTGTCCGTGGCGGCCGGTTCCTACCTGGCCGGAATCCCGGGAGCGCTCTTCGCCGTTCCGCTCCTCGCCGTAGCAAATACGGCGGTTCGCTATATTGCCGCGCGGACGTGGGAACATGATGAAGGACTGATGACCGCGTACGCCGGCGCAGGGATTGCACCACCGGACTCCGATGAGGAACCCACCATCAAGGAAATCCACCGTCCCGGCGCCAACGCGGGCGCACGGTCCAATAGCGGCGAAGGCGCCGCAGGTCAGCACGCGGCTGCGGAACGGACATTCCCCAAGGATGCCGCAGAGCACACCAACAAAGGAGACTAACCCGTGAATACCCTCGATACCCTGCCCGTCACCCTGGACGATGTCCTTAAGGCGCGGGAGCTGCTCGAGGGCATTATTACCAAGACCCCTATCGAGTCCTCACGGGCCCTGGGAGCCATGGTAGGCGGAGAGGTCTTCTTCAAGTGCGAGAACCTCCAGCGGGCGGGTTCCTTCAAGGTCCGTGGCGCCTACGTGCGCATGGCGCGCCTGTCTCCCGAGGAAAAGAAGCGCGGCGTGGTCGCGGCTTCGGCGGGCAACCACGCACAAGGCGTTGCAGTGGCGGCGAAAAGCCTGGGAATCAAGGCACGCATCTACATGCCGCTCGGTGTGGCGCTTCCGAAGCTTGCTGCCACCCGCAGCCACGGAGCCGAAGTTGTCCTGCACGGACACAACGTCGATGAGGCCCTGGCCGAGGCCCAGCGTTACGCGGACGAAACAGGCGCCGTCTTCGTCCACCCCTTCGACAACGTCGACGTCGTGGCGGGCCAGGGCACCGTCGGGCTCGAAATCCTGGATCAAGTTCCCAATGTCGACACTGTCCTGATGGGCGTCGGTGGCGGTGGACTGCTGGCTGGAGTCGCCGTCGCGATCAAAGCGAGGGCAAGGGAGCTGGGACGCGAGATCCGGATCATCGGCGTGCAGGCCGAGAACGCGGCCGCCTACCCGCCGTCGCTCGCCGCTGATGCCCTGGTGCCGCTCAAGAAGGTTTCCACGATGGCGGACGGCATCGCCGTCGGTCGCCCCGGCCAGCTGCCGTTCAGCATCATCCGCGAACTCGTAGACGACGTCGTGACCGTGAGCGAAGACTCCTTGGCCCGGGCGCTCATCTTCCTGCTCGAGCGGGCCAAGATGGTGGTGGAGCCCGCCGGCGCTGTCGGCGTCGCTGCCCTCATGGACGGCAAGATCGAAAATCCGGGGACCACGGCCGTCATCCTGTCCGGCGGCAACATTGACCCCATGCTGATGCTCAAGGTGATCCAGCGCGGCCTCTCAGCGGCCGGACGCTACATGACCGTGCGCATGATGCTGGATGACCGGCCCGGTTCCCTGGCCACGATCGCCCGCATCATCGCCGAAAACGACGCCAACGTGACCGGCCTGGACCACACCCGGGTGGGCGGCGCGATCAGCATGGGCGACGTCTCCATCACCGTCAACCTCGAAACCAAAGGCCACGAGCACAGCGAGCAGGTCCTGGCAGCCCTTCGCGCCGAGGGCTTCCACCCGATCGTGGTGCACTGACGCCGTAGCCCAGCCCAACTGACTCGCAGTTGTTGTCGTTATGAGCCTTCATAACGACAACAACTGCGAGCTAGTTGGGGGGACAAAGCAAAACGCCGGCCCTCCCCGCGAAGGGGTGGGCCGGCGTCGTTGTTTCGCGGAACTATCAGCCGGCGAACGGCTTGGCGGAAACAATCTCCACCGGAATTTCCTTGCCGTTGGGGGCGACGTAGCTGATTTTGTCGCCTTCCTTGTGGCCCATGATCGCCACGCCGAGCGGGGACTTCTCACTGAAGACGTTGAGATCGGAATCGCCGGCGATCTCACGGGATCCGAGCAGGAAGGTCTCTTCGTCACCGGCGATGCGGGCGACGACAACCATGCCCTGCTCGACGATTCCGTCGTCGGCCGGAGCTTCGCCCACCTGGGCGTCGCGCAGGAGCACGGTCAGCTGGCGGATGCGGGCCTCGATCTTGCCCTGCTCTTCCTTGGCGGCGTGGTATCCACCGTTTTCCTTGAGGTCACCCTCCTGACGGGCGGCTTCGATCTTCTGTACGATCTCCGCACGGCCAGGGCCGGAAAGGTGGTCCAGCTCTGCCTTCAGGCGGTCAAATGCGTCCTGGGTAAGCCAAGCTGCAGGCGCGCTGTTGGTGGTCGACACGGACTTCTCCTTATGGATCTGACAAGCAAAGACCCCGCCGGTGCAGGCCACTCGTGGAACTCAGCAACCAACTCAGCGGGGTTAAGGTATTGATCCAGTGTAGTCAATCCTGTGGACAAACCCAAGCTCACTGAGTCGCGGGTCACACCTTTGCTATTTGCTGCCGTCGACAATCCAGCAGTTGTCCACGACGGCGGACACGGCTTCGGACTCGGTTCGCAGGATGGTCCTTTGGGCTGTTGTCTGGCCGCCGTCGGCCCCTGCCTTGGGGGCGTTCGGGCCGATCTCGACGACCTTCCAGCCGACCACCGCGAACTTGGAATCCATGGCCTTGACCGCGCATTTCGCGGT
This genomic interval from Arthrobacter sp. FW306-2-2C-D06B contains the following:
- a CDS encoding AI-2E family transporter, translated to MTPAQDATPSSDPVSAAPGPVPEHHIAQDIPYGVRIAAAWAWRVGLILVVVGALIWLLGKVSFLIIPLMVASLLAGLLYPVTRWLGKLKMPRGAAVAITVVGFLGLIAGALALVGRQLAVGFGELWQEALAGIQQVQAWLADGPLHLTADQIDTYIQSATSALQNNSSSILSGALSFGSTAGHFAAGTVLALFILIFFLLEGSRIWRFIVGLLPRTARAAADGAGRRGWSSMVSYVRIQMFVAFVDAVGIGVGAAIIQVPLALPLGVLVFIGSFIPVVGALVTGAIAVLLALVANGPVNALVMLAIVLFVQQLESHILQPLIMGKAVSLHPVAVILSVAAGSYLAGIPGALFAVPLLAVANTAVRYIAARTWEHDEGLMTAYAGAGIAPPDSDEEPTIKEIHRPGANAGARSNSGEGAAGQHAAAERTFPKDAAEHTNKGD
- the ilvA gene encoding threonine ammonia-lyase, which translates into the protein MNTLDTLPVTLDDVLKARELLEGIITKTPIESSRALGAMVGGEVFFKCENLQRAGSFKVRGAYVRMARLSPEEKKRGVVAASAGNHAQGVAVAAKSLGIKARIYMPLGVALPKLAATRSHGAEVVLHGHNVDEALAEAQRYADETGAVFVHPFDNVDVVAGQGTVGLEILDQVPNVDTVLMGVGGGGLLAGVAVAIKARARELGREIRIIGVQAENAAAYPPSLAADALVPLKKVSTMADGIAVGRPGQLPFSIIRELVDDVVTVSEDSLARALIFLLERAKMVVEPAGAVGVAALMDGKIENPGTTAVILSGGNIDPMLMLKVIQRGLSAAGRYMTVRMMLDDRPGSLATIARIIAENDANVTGLDHTRVGGAISMGDVSITVNLETKGHEHSEQVLAALRAEGFHPIVVH
- the greA gene encoding transcription elongation factor GreA, giving the protein MSTTNSAPAAWLTQDAFDRLKAELDHLSGPGRAEIVQKIEAARQEGDLKENGGYHAAKEEQGKIEARIRQLTVLLRDAQVGEAPADDGIVEQGMVVVARIAGDEETFLLGSREIAGDSDLNVFSEKSPLGVAIMGHKEGDKISYVAPNGKEIPVEIVSAKPFAG